A window of Bermanella sp. WJH001 contains these coding sequences:
- the tcdA gene encoding tRNA cyclic N6-threonylcarbamoyladenosine(37) synthase TcdA has translation MSYQDRFAGIARLYGLSALEVFQRSKIAVIGVGGVGSWAAEALARTGFGEIHLIDMDDICISNTNRQLHTLKSTVGQLKVDATAARLTDINPELVVKPIMDFLTPANMNEYLSGMDYVVDAIDSPKVKAALAVWCRRNKVPLVMTGAAGGQTDPTKITIGDLNKTHNDPLAKKVRTILRREYGYSRNTKRNYSIHVVYSTEQLRYPQSDGSVCLQKSFTDGPVKMDCSGGFGAATMVTASFGFVAAAKVAEKMAQSATLAND, from the coding sequence GTGAGTTACCAAGATCGTTTTGCCGGGATTGCTCGTTTGTATGGGCTGTCGGCGCTAGAAGTGTTTCAGCGCAGTAAAATTGCTGTTATTGGTGTGGGTGGTGTGGGCTCTTGGGCTGCCGAAGCCCTTGCCCGTACGGGCTTTGGTGAAATTCATTTAATTGATATGGATGACATCTGCATCAGTAATACAAATCGCCAATTACACACGCTTAAATCCACAGTTGGTCAGCTAAAAGTGGATGCGACAGCGGCACGCTTAACCGATATTAATCCTGAATTGGTAGTGAAGCCCATTATGGATTTTTTAACCCCGGCTAATATGAATGAATACCTGAGTGGTATGGATTATGTGGTGGATGCCATCGACTCACCAAAGGTGAAAGCTGCATTGGCAGTATGGTGTCGGCGCAATAAAGTGCCGTTGGTGATGACTGGGGCTGCTGGTGGTCAAACAGACCCGACCAAAATTACCATAGGGGATTTAAATAAAACTCATAACGACCCGCTGGCGAAAAAAGTAAGAACTATTCTGCGCCGTGAATATGGTTACTCCCGTAACACTAAACGTAATTATTCCATTCATGTGGTGTATTCCACAGAACAGCTGCGATACCCCCAATCTGATGGTTCGGTGTGCTTGCAAAAAAGCTTTACCGATGGCCCCGTGAAAATGGATTGCTCTGGAGGGTTTGGAGCCGCCACCATGGTCACCGCAAGTTTTGGATTTGTAGCCGCTGCTAAAGTTGCTGAAAAAATGGCCCAATCTGCCACGCTTGCCAATGATTAA
- a CDS encoding AraC family transcriptional regulator produces the protein MNENQYMNIYSNTECHLSVLGDQPYPAFELRNIVRFLDQHEPQFSEKLLTHVGLNKLDLELASIPAYKVLAAMKLCAEQFGPILGARIGQTYEIKDLGVFGYAIASTQRLEQAIEMEGKYYPLLGNILKRSNTIKDHLMFETMINVQNIDQDAFSFFVALGNSARMQIARTIFGEDLSYHSVSFTFEDEAHRAEYEAIYGCPVEFNDKQNSWTIERIQFSRERKQHHYTDINEYLPYCNELIASLKQDSSLVNEIQQILISCAGDYPDIEMLASAFNVSSRTLRRQLANIGTSYQKILNKVRCQLSIEYLTRTEISIEAISSVIGFNDVTNFRHAFKKWVGQTPSYYRKTYQKKPAPLSV, from the coding sequence ATGAACGAAAATCAATACATGAATATTTATTCGAATACAGAATGTCATTTGTCTGTATTGGGTGATCAGCCTTATCCCGCATTTGAATTGCGTAATATCGTTCGTTTTTTAGATCAGCATGAACCTCAATTCAGCGAAAAACTGCTCACCCATGTGGGCTTAAACAAACTAGATTTAGAACTGGCCTCCATTCCCGCATACAAGGTGTTAGCGGCAATGAAGCTTTGTGCCGAACAATTCGGGCCTATTTTAGGTGCCCGTATTGGCCAGACTTATGAAATTAAAGATTTAGGCGTATTTGGTTATGCCATTGCTTCCACCCAACGCTTAGAGCAAGCCATAGAAATGGAAGGCAAATACTACCCTTTGCTTGGCAACATTCTTAAAAGAAGCAACACCATTAAAGATCACCTGATGTTTGAAACCATGATTAATGTGCAAAACATTGATCAAGATGCGTTTTCTTTTTTTGTCGCCTTAGGTAATTCGGCTCGAATGCAAATTGCGCGTACTATTTTTGGCGAAGATTTATCCTATCACAGTGTATCGTTTACCTTTGAAGATGAAGCCCATCGCGCCGAATACGAAGCAATCTACGGTTGCCCTGTGGAGTTTAATGACAAACAAAATAGTTGGACCATTGAACGAATTCAGTTTTCTCGTGAACGCAAGCAACATCACTACACAGACATTAATGAATACCTGCCTTATTGCAATGAACTCATAGCCAGCCTTAAACAAGACAGCTCATTAGTGAATGAGATCCAGCAAATCTTAATTAGTTGCGCGGGGGATTACCCTGACATTGAAATGCTAGCCAGTGCCTTCAACGTCAGCTCTCGCACGTTACGCCGACAATTAGCCAATATCGGCACATCCTATCAAAAGATTTTAAATAAAGTTCGCTGCCAGTTATCCATCGAATATTTAACCCGCACTGAAATTTCGATCGAGGCAATCTCAAGCGTCATTGGTTTTAATGACGTGACTAATTTTCGTCATGCGTTTAAAAAATGGGTAGGACAAACCCCTAGTTATTACCGTAAAACCTATCAGAAAAAGCCTGCTCCCTTAAGCGTGTGA
- a CDS encoding parallel beta-helix domain-containing protein codes for MKITNQLKLAAAVAAGMTLIGCGSSSSDDGIKKVFNCTDDTTSGARVICIGEADDLSDSKVQTELMDALLSSETGDTFVFPQGRYQLTQTIAFQGKNGDNVDVDNLTFKGAGMDKTIFDVSGASADGFKLENTDNLVFEDFGVYESNNNAIKVIGSDGVIMRRVATVWETDYQATNGAYGLYPVESSNILIEDSFVKGSADAGIYVGQSSNIVVRNNIAEKNVAGIEIENSNYADVYNNIARGNTGGILVFDLPIGNGKYGSDVRVFDNIIEANNAPNFAAGCTDAQVAADTCFEGGVHIVPPGTGVIVLSTSNVEIYENTITDHKTIGVAITSYMMPDDRVAEAPKQDIGGIDLDLSAYGPDSQTTSTDDDVYKYSDLSKFADKYLDGWSPFVNGINIHDNTITVAEGVNAPEGKLINDLLLGVGSLQSTLGIISGDERTQLPSIFYDGVGELLAVTPYGETSNSIMATIAGGIDGLAQLLDAGTLESDGARIPSLEPFSGSLYGTDASSVCQSANLDANNAAVNAAAIYATTPSAGLFSDSGTPYSKVELAIGALQQETPDTATAMALANSILNDDSMTCSGTAYKGSASTATINGVAYGCGSDDNGDSCSL; via the coding sequence ATGAAAATAACAAACCAACTAAAATTAGCGGCAGCGGTCGCCGCAGGCATGACCTTAATTGGTTGTGGCAGTAGTAGCAGTGACGACGGCATCAAAAAAGTCTTCAACTGTACTGACGATACAACCTCTGGTGCTCGTGTTATTTGTATTGGTGAAGCAGATGATCTATCTGACTCAAAAGTACAAACTGAATTAATGGATGCACTGCTTTCGTCAGAAACCGGCGATACCTTTGTTTTCCCACAAGGGCGCTATCAGCTTACTCAAACCATTGCCTTCCAAGGGAAAAACGGTGACAACGTTGACGTTGACAACCTAACCTTCAAAGGTGCTGGCATGGATAAAACCATTTTTGACGTATCGGGCGCGTCAGCGGATGGTTTTAAATTAGAAAACACAGACAACCTAGTGTTTGAAGACTTTGGTGTTTATGAATCTAACAACAACGCCATCAAAGTTATCGGTTCTGACGGTGTCATCATGCGCCGCGTAGCAACTGTTTGGGAAACCGATTACCAAGCCACTAACGGCGCTTACGGTTTATACCCAGTAGAATCAAGCAACATTCTTATTGAAGACTCGTTTGTAAAAGGCTCGGCAGATGCTGGTATTTATGTGGGTCAAAGCAGCAACATTGTTGTGCGTAACAACATTGCAGAAAAAAACGTAGCCGGTATTGAAATTGAAAACTCTAACTACGCCGATGTGTATAACAACATCGCTCGTGGTAACACAGGTGGTATTTTAGTATTTGATTTACCTATTGGTAACGGCAAGTACGGTTCGGATGTACGTGTTTTTGATAACATCATTGAAGCGAACAACGCACCAAACTTTGCAGCCGGCTGTACCGATGCTCAAGTAGCGGCTGACACATGTTTTGAAGGCGGCGTACACATCGTACCACCAGGTACCGGTGTGATTGTATTATCAACATCTAACGTTGAAATCTATGAAAATACCATCACTGATCACAAAACCATTGGTGTTGCGATTACGTCTTACATGATGCCTGATGATCGTGTGGCGGAAGCACCAAAACAAGATATTGGTGGTATAGATTTAGACCTTAGCGCTTATGGTCCTGACTCTCAAACAACTAGTACCGATGATGATGTTTACAAATATAGCGACCTTTCTAAGTTCGCAGATAAATATCTAGATGGCTGGAGCCCATTCGTAAACGGCATCAATATTCATGACAACACCATCACCGTTGCCGAAGGTGTTAATGCACCTGAAGGTAAATTGATTAATGATTTATTACTCGGCGTGGGTTCACTGCAATCAACTCTAGGTATTATTTCTGGTGATGAACGCACACAACTGCCAAGTATTTTTTATGATGGTGTGGGTGAATTGCTAGCGGTTACACCATACGGTGAAACATCCAATAGCATCATGGCAACCATTGCCGGTGGTATTGATGGCCTAGCTCAGCTGTTGGATGCAGGGACACTTGAATCTGACGGAGCACGTATCCCAAGTCTCGAACCATTTAGTGGTAGCCTTTACGGCACAGACGCTTCAAGCGTTTGTCAATCTGCCAACCTTGATGCAAATAATGCAGCGGTCAACGCCGCGGCAATTTATGCAACAACACCTTCTGCTGGTTTGTTCTCTGACAGCGGTACACCTTATTCAAAAGTCGAATTGGCGATTGGTGCATTGCAACAAGAAACCCCTGATACAGCAACGGCTATGGCGCTTGCCAACTCAATTTTAAATGACGACAGCATGACCTGTTCAGGTACTGCCTATAAAGGTAGCGCGAGCACGGCAACCATCAATGGTGTGGCCTATGGTTGTGGTTCTGATGATAACGGTGATTCTTGCTCACTGTAA
- a CDS encoding c-type cytochrome domain-containing protein produces the protein MKQIKTLLASMALVGLVGCGASESTNELTIPKYSAPIDAACNDNAQDVNWEKLLEANATKLSEYRLFQSQCNPTANPNSRGLAYDLSIPLFTDYASKYRFVFVPEGEKASYVEGEVFDFPVGSVLVKTFSMPSETSKDSRGYAIENVIETRLLIRKPTGWVARVYAWDDNKLDATKITSGKSIATVLGHGDEILQFDYGVPAQGQCTECHQYNPGGDKDLQIFSPIGPKARYLNSTYAYSTGNENQIEKWIAESLLDGDTVPLASDREQANVFNDYVDVDSIPPSEVEAYAKEWLDINCAHCHRVEGGASNTAFKSALTANFQGKCEVPVSGAGTGSLIILPGSAESSLLYQRLYTTDPGMTMPPIGRATIHTEGTALVKRWLDSLTGSCN, from the coding sequence ATGAAACAAATAAAAACCTTATTAGCTTCAATGGCCCTTGTGGGCTTAGTTGGTTGTGGTGCTTCTGAATCAACCAACGAATTAACCATCCCAAAATATTCAGCACCCATTGATGCTGCCTGTAACGACAACGCGCAGGATGTAAACTGGGAAAAGCTCTTAGAAGCCAATGCCACAAAACTGTCTGAATATCGTTTATTTCAAAGTCAATGTAATCCGACTGCTAACCCCAATAGCCGAGGATTAGCATATGATTTATCGATTCCATTATTTACTGATTACGCCTCTAAATACCGTTTTGTATTTGTACCAGAAGGTGAAAAAGCCAGTTATGTTGAAGGTGAAGTCTTTGATTTTCCGGTGGGCTCTGTACTGGTTAAAACCTTTTCTATGCCGTCAGAAACCAGCAAAGATAGTCGCGGTTATGCCATTGAAAATGTAATCGAAACTCGACTACTGATTCGCAAACCAACTGGTTGGGTTGCCCGCGTATACGCATGGGACGACAACAAACTAGATGCCACAAAAATCACCAGCGGAAAATCCATCGCCACCGTGTTAGGTCACGGTGATGAAATTTTACAATTTGATTATGGTGTGCCGGCTCAAGGTCAATGCACAGAGTGCCATCAATACAATCCAGGTGGCGACAAAGATTTACAAATTTTTTCACCCATCGGACCAAAAGCCCGTTACTTAAATTCTACCTACGCCTATAGCACGGGTAATGAAAACCAAATAGAAAAATGGATAGCCGAAAGTTTACTTGATGGTGATACGGTTCCGCTTGCCAGTGACCGTGAACAAGCTAACGTGTTTAACGATTACGTAGATGTGGATAGCATTCCACCAAGTGAAGTAGAAGCCTACGCAAAAGAATGGCTTGATATTAACTGCGCCCATTGTCACCGAGTTGAAGGTGGCGCCAGCAACACCGCATTTAAATCGGCCCTAACGGCAAACTTCCAAGGTAAGTGTGAAGTTCCGGTATCGGGTGCGGGCACCGGCTCATTAATTATTTTGCCAGGCTCAGCTGAAAGCTCACTATTGTATCAGCGCTTGTACACCACTGACCCAGGTATGACAATGCCACCTATTGGACGCGCAACCATTCATACCGAAGGCACCGCTTTGGTAAAACGCTGGTTAGATAGTTTAACCGGCAGTTGTAACTAA
- a CDS encoding SO2930 family diheme c-type cytochrome, whose protein sequence is MKYIFFIFFTLSLGACQLSQDNQPSNPIIELSNSLGQNSAMCQHISNDINTAAIASEKCKWLSDYGLFEQFTSAQITPRSNGIKYQLNSELFTDFAKKDRFIFLPDNTSMTYQTNEIFEFPLNSVIVKVFSLPQVDTANIIEIRLLIKRATGWIFLPYVWLEEKQDAFLYQNGVQITTSVVENEHTHPFEYHIPSHANCGECHQIKDANADIHFQPIGPKAHHLNKQIEHHGQYVNQLSLWQQQGYLTNLPDDLNLIDTAPNWKNESANLQDRAKAYLDINCAHCHNENGSAALSGLRLEYWRKSITHAHGVCNSSHGWRGGGFDIWPGRGEISSIPIRMRHTDAKDRMPPIGRSLVDEQAAQLISDWIDSMPLENCAQ, encoded by the coding sequence ATGAAATATATATTTTTTATTTTTTTTACCCTATCACTTGGAGCTTGCCAGTTATCGCAAGATAACCAGCCCAGTAATCCGATAATTGAATTATCCAACAGCCTTGGCCAAAACTCCGCCATGTGCCAGCACATTAGCAATGACATAAATACAGCCGCCATTGCATCTGAAAAGTGTAAATGGTTATCTGATTATGGATTATTTGAACAATTCACCTCTGCGCAAATCACACCTAGATCGAACGGCATTAAATACCAATTAAATTCTGAACTCTTTACCGACTTTGCTAAAAAAGATCGTTTTATATTTTTACCTGACAACACATCTATGACGTATCAAACCAACGAGATATTTGAATTCCCGTTAAACAGTGTCATCGTCAAAGTGTTTTCGTTACCTCAAGTCGATACAGCCAACATCATTGAAATACGTTTATTAATTAAACGAGCCACAGGTTGGATATTTTTACCCTATGTTTGGCTTGAAGAAAAACAAGACGCCTTTTTATACCAAAATGGTGTTCAAATAACGACAAGCGTTGTTGAGAACGAGCACACTCATCCCTTTGAGTACCACATTCCAAGTCACGCAAACTGCGGTGAATGCCATCAAATAAAAGATGCCAACGCAGACATTCATTTTCAACCCATAGGCCCGAAAGCTCACCACTTAAATAAACAAATTGAACATCACGGACAATATGTAAACCAGCTCAGTTTATGGCAACAACAAGGGTACTTAACCAACCTGCCCGATGATTTAAATCTAATTGATACTGCCCCAAATTGGAAAAATGAGAGTGCGAACCTACAAGATCGAGCGAAAGCCTATTTAGATATTAATTGCGCCCATTGCCATAATGAAAATGGCTCAGCGGCTCTGTCAGGATTACGCCTTGAGTACTGGCGTAAGAGTATCACCCATGCTCACGGTGTATGTAATTCAAGCCATGGCTGGCGTGGAGGCGGCTTTGATATATGGCCTGGTCGTGGCGAAATATCCAGTATTCCTATTCGTATGCGACACACAGATGCTAAAGATAGAATGCCTCCTATTGGTCGCTCACTGGTTGACGAGCAAGCAGCTCAACTCATAAGTGACTGGATTGATAGCATGCCTTTAGAAAACTGCGCGCAATAA
- a CDS encoding LysR family transcriptional regulator: MLDLNQMSVFIKVVQEGSFTAAARNLSMPKSRVSRMITDLEDKLSVRLLERTTREVRPTDIGLQYYEQYKPLFEEIVDIHERISDKQKEPSGHLRITAPVGFAIDIMGRWMAGFKKEYPMIDIELVFNDGDVHLIRDGFDVGFAIGKQEDSSLIARKIDDTDPVICASPEYIKQYGPFNHPNQLNDVPWVEFGSRNGYSHNGTFINKQTNERIVVQKHGSVIVNHHEIHKQHLIAGQGVGITSTFMTYKEVIDGKLEPILSDWQVEQEPLFLVFPSGKHQPKKVRSFIDFFINASQDLEALMSECESCNKTEQLHHIKKYMDNHSV, encoded by the coding sequence ATGTTAGACCTGAACCAGATGTCCGTTTTTATTAAGGTGGTGCAAGAAGGCAGCTTTACCGCTGCAGCACGTAATCTTAGTATGCCAAAGTCTCGAGTGAGTCGTATGATCACCGACCTTGAAGACAAACTAAGTGTGAGACTACTAGAACGCACTACACGAGAAGTTCGCCCTACCGATATCGGCTTACAGTATTACGAGCAGTACAAACCTTTATTTGAAGAAATCGTCGATATCCACGAGCGTATTTCCGACAAACAAAAAGAGCCCAGTGGCCACTTACGCATTACCGCACCGGTGGGTTTTGCTATTGATATCATGGGTCGTTGGATGGCGGGATTCAAAAAAGAATACCCTATGATTGATATCGAATTAGTCTTTAATGATGGAGATGTTCACTTAATAAGAGACGGCTTTGACGTGGGCTTTGCCATTGGCAAACAAGAGGATTCCAGCTTGATTGCCCGTAAAATTGACGACACTGACCCTGTCATTTGTGCAAGCCCTGAATACATCAAACAATATGGGCCATTTAATCACCCAAACCAGTTAAACGACGTGCCATGGGTTGAGTTCGGATCTCGTAACGGCTATAGCCACAATGGCACGTTTATTAACAAACAAACAAACGAACGTATAGTCGTACAGAAACACGGCTCTGTTATTGTGAACCACCATGAAATACACAAGCAGCATTTAATCGCAGGACAAGGGGTGGGTATTACGTCAACCTTTATGACTTATAAAGAAGTTATTGATGGAAAACTAGAACCGATTTTAAGTGATTGGCAAGTTGAGCAAGAACCATTATTTTTGGTCTTCCCTAGTGGTAAACACCAACCTAAAAAAGTACGAAGCTTCATCGACTTTTTTATTAATGCCTCACAAGACTTAGAAGCGCTTATGAGTGAATGTGAAAGTTGTAATAAAACAGAGCAGTTACATCATATAAAAAAATACATGGACAACCATAGTGTATAA
- a CDS encoding 50S ribosomal protein L11 methyltransferase, whose product MTKIDSLRQQVKRLFNSEITPQLINDVDLRLWLMVPPVDQNFSPAQIEAIWSNMPYWAFVWSSGRALANYVLENPHLVKDKVIADFGAGSGIVALAALKAGAKQAWVVDIDQAALEACEENATLNNQTVLTAKSLDEIEAIDLILVGDVLYDPRNHGLASILFTQETSVIWAESQAQTKLSQYGPVASLDSETVPNIGGFDEHKQIHIYHHGL is encoded by the coding sequence ATGACAAAGATTGATTCACTACGACAACAAGTAAAACGTCTTTTTAATAGCGAAATTACCCCGCAATTAATTAACGACGTGGATTTACGTTTATGGTTAATGGTGCCGCCTGTTGATCAAAACTTTAGTCCTGCACAAATTGAAGCCATATGGAGCAACATGCCATATTGGGCTTTTGTTTGGTCAAGTGGTCGAGCACTTGCAAATTATGTGTTGGAAAATCCTCACCTTGTAAAAGATAAAGTGATTGCAGATTTTGGTGCCGGTAGTGGGATTGTGGCATTGGCGGCTTTGAAAGCTGGTGCCAAGCAAGCTTGGGTGGTGGACATCGACCAAGCAGCTTTAGAGGCATGTGAGGAAAATGCGACGCTTAATAACCAAACTGTTTTAACCGCGAAGTCTTTAGATGAAATCGAAGCAATTGATTTGATTCTTGTGGGGGATGTTTTATATGACCCAAGAAACCATGGCCTTGCGAGTATTTTGTTTACACAAGAAACGTCTGTTATCTGGGCGGAAAGTCAGGCTCAGACTAAGCTCAGTCAATATGGGCCGGTGGCGAGCTTAGATAGTGAAACTGTGCCCAATATTGGTGGCTTTGATGAACATAAACAAATCCATATTTATCACCATGGCTTATAA
- a CDS encoding murein transglycosylase domain-containing protein, whose product MRFLLNKIKRSLFPLICLSFTFDVCANGSVLPENFAVLPDDVQALLLEYAFFNDQVNQHWGEQASFASQKAYVKYLDDYLSRATVDFDQGILTVETLAISEPKKQLANAIVTTLLTPDDPAQVDLFSARKITATGKPFLLGQVLDQQGQSIAYEWRAQQFAQYLIENSLSISQTTQGIRYAVNINMVSNHTQVAANNVKGWVSQASNRFNLPESLILAIIETESGFNPFAVSHANAYGLMQIIPSTAGADVFQKILNKSGQPTRDYLFNAQNNITVGSAYLKILRDNYLSKIENPTSQLYCIISAYNSGAGNVFKTFHHNRKQAIQRINNLSVDEVLWRLRKHQPSHEARRYVEKVLAFQKKYY is encoded by the coding sequence ATGCGGTTCTTACTCAACAAAATCAAACGATCTTTATTTCCCCTTATTTGTTTAAGCTTCACTTTTGACGTGTGCGCCAATGGCAGTGTATTGCCTGAAAATTTTGCAGTGTTACCCGATGACGTGCAGGCGCTGCTGTTAGAATATGCATTTTTTAATGATCAGGTGAATCAACACTGGGGAGAGCAAGCCAGCTTCGCTTCGCAAAAAGCATACGTTAAGTACCTAGATGATTATTTGAGCCGCGCAACGGTCGACTTTGATCAAGGCATTTTAACAGTAGAAACATTAGCGATCAGTGAGCCTAAAAAGCAGTTAGCGAATGCCATTGTGACCACACTATTGACTCCAGATGACCCAGCCCAAGTGGATTTATTTTCAGCTCGTAAAATCACAGCCACTGGTAAACCTTTTTTATTAGGACAAGTACTGGATCAGCAAGGCCAAAGTATTGCTTATGAATGGCGTGCACAACAGTTTGCACAATACTTAATTGAAAACTCATTAAGTATTTCCCAAACCACTCAAGGGATTCGCTATGCGGTAAACATCAACATGGTCAGTAACCATACACAGGTAGCGGCAAATAATGTCAAAGGCTGGGTATCACAGGCCAGTAATCGTTTTAATTTACCCGAGTCATTGATATTGGCCATTATTGAAACTGAAAGTGGCTTTAACCCCTTTGCAGTTAGCCACGCAAATGCCTATGGCTTGATGCAAATAATTCCATCAACCGCGGGTGCGGATGTATTTCAAAAAATATTAAATAAATCCGGCCAGCCAACTCGTGATTACTTATTCAATGCGCAAAATAATATCACCGTAGGCAGTGCCTATTTAAAAATATTACGCGATAACTATTTATCAAAAATTGAAAACCCAACGAGTCAGTTGTACTGCATCATAAGTGCTTACAATAGCGGCGCGGGTAATGTATTTAAAACCTTTCACCATAATCGAAAACAAGCTATTCAGCGTATTAACAATTTAAGTGTGGATGAAGTACTGTGGCGTTTGCGTAAGCATCAGCCGAGTCATGAAGCGCGCCGTTATGTTGAAAAAGTATTAGCCTTTCAAAAAAAATATTACTAA
- a CDS encoding DUF1329 domain-containing protein codes for MNRAISLSVFLVSVLTASSVWAKVTPQQAARLGADLTPMGAEKAGNASGSIPAWKGGITQPIAGYEEGQFHPNPYAKDRVLHTINAGNWQKYKDQLTQGQIELLKRHPQYSINVYPSHRSAAYPQFVYDAVKKNATSAELQPYGTGVTDTIMASPFPIPKDGAEVLWNHTLRYRGLSWEYVSSTLNTTQSGDQGITTREYEYYFAYSEPGITLPEIDNKIFYLKRKTLAPAKMSGQMTLVHETLDQVRSPRKSWIYMPGQRRVRRTPDLSYDTADIDSNGIRTIDQVDMFNGAPNLYDWTLLGKQEKYIPYNAYKLHAGNLRISDIAKKDFINPNLVRYEPHRVWVVEATLRTGMNHIYTKRRYYFDEDTWQIVLAEEYNADGKLVQVTEAHTINYYEVPMVYSTLEVTYDLEDGRYFAEGLDNERSPINMNVEFGRRDFSSSALRREAR; via the coding sequence GTGAACCGCGCTATTAGCTTATCCGTTTTTTTAGTCAGTGTTTTAACCGCCTCGTCGGTTTGGGCAAAAGTTACGCCGCAGCAAGCTGCTCGATTAGGGGCTGATTTAACCCCAATGGGTGCCGAAAAGGCTGGTAATGCATCTGGCAGTATTCCTGCTTGGAAAGGGGGGATCACTCAGCCGATTGCAGGTTATGAAGAAGGTCAGTTTCATCCAAACCCTTACGCGAAAGATCGAGTTCTGCATACGATCAATGCTGGCAACTGGCAGAAATATAAAGACCAGTTAACGCAAGGCCAAATTGAGTTGTTAAAGCGTCACCCTCAATACTCTATTAATGTTTATCCAAGTCACCGTAGTGCGGCTTATCCTCAGTTTGTATATGACGCTGTTAAGAAAAATGCGACATCGGCAGAACTGCAACCCTATGGTACCGGTGTAACCGATACGATTATGGCAAGCCCGTTCCCCATTCCTAAAGATGGTGCAGAGGTTCTTTGGAACCATACCCTGCGCTATCGTGGTTTAAGCTGGGAGTATGTTTCCTCGACGTTAAATACAACACAGTCAGGCGATCAGGGCATTACTACCCGTGAATATGAATACTATTTCGCTTATTCAGAGCCAGGTATTACCTTGCCTGAAATTGATAACAAGATTTTTTACCTTAAGCGTAAAACATTAGCGCCCGCAAAAATGTCTGGCCAAATGACGTTAGTACACGAAACCTTAGACCAAGTGCGTTCACCACGTAAATCTTGGATCTACATGCCTGGTCAGCGTCGTGTACGTCGTACACCGGATTTATCATATGACACGGCAGATATCGACAGTAATGGTATCCGTACCATTGACCAAGTTGATATGTTTAACGGTGCACCCAACTTATACGATTGGACGTTATTAGGTAAGCAAGAGAAATACATCCCGTATAACGCGTATAAATTACATGCGGGTAATTTGCGTATTTCAGATATTGCCAAAAAAGACTTTATCAATCCAAACCTAGTGCGTTATGAGCCACACCGTGTATGGGTGGTTGAGGCTACCTTACGTACTGGTATGAATCATATCTACACCAAGCGTCGTTACTATTTTGACGAAGATACTTGGCAGATTGTGTTAGCTGAAGAATACAACGCAGACGGCAAACTGGTACAAGTTACCGAAGCGCATACTATTAACTATTATGAAGTGCCTATGGTGTATTCAACCTTAGAAGTCACCTATGACCTTGAAGATGGTCGTTATTTTGCTGAAGGGTTGGATAACGAGCGCTCACCAATCAATATGAATGTTGAGTTTGGCCGTCGTGATTTCAGTTCATCTGCATTGCGTCGTGAAGCTCGCTAA
- a CDS encoding DJ-1 family glyoxalase III: MKALIIIAQGSEEIETVTITNLLVRAGIKVTLASVDHLQVTAARGLQLTADALIDDIPSTDEFDVVVLPGGVKGANNIAQNDTARKLLVMRHERRQLIAAICASPALVLQKWQLLNGYHATCYPEFMNELPHYLADKVVQDRHILTSQGPATAAELSFAIIKLIAGELCAEQVAQSTLFIEPDLN; the protein is encoded by the coding sequence ATGAAAGCATTGATTATTATTGCTCAAGGCAGTGAAGAAATCGAAACCGTGACCATTACAAATTTATTGGTACGAGCGGGCATCAAGGTCACACTGGCCAGTGTCGATCATTTACAGGTCACTGCCGCCCGTGGCCTTCAGCTGACAGCGGATGCCCTCATCGACGACATACCCTCAACGGATGAGTTTGATGTAGTGGTCTTACCCGGTGGGGTAAAGGGCGCTAATAATATTGCTCAAAATGACACTGCACGAAAACTGCTGGTCATGCGCCACGAAAGGCGGCAGTTAATTGCCGCTATTTGTGCTTCGCCAGCATTAGTCTTACAAAAGTGGCAGTTATTAAATGGCTATCACGCCACTTGTTATCCTGAGTTTATGAATGAATTGCCCCATTATTTAGCGGATAAGGTCGTTCAGGATCGTCACATTCTTACCAGTCAAGGTCCTGCCACAGCGGCGGAATTATCTTTTGCTATCATTAAACTAATCGCCGGAGAGTTGTGTGCCGAGCAAGTGGCACAGAGCACTTTATTTATTGAGCCTGATTTGAATTAA